GGCGCTGGGTATGGGCACACAAGGCCTGCTCACCCGCCAGGGGCACCCCTCCTCCAGCTACATCTCCATCATGGACTCCCAGGGCGACATGCTGGTCGCCATGAGCGATATGCGCATCCTCACCGAGATGGACGAGGGCTTTGTAAGGGAGCGCATGGACCTTTTAAACGGCGCCGAGCTTGTGGTGTGCGACGGCAACCTCTCCGCCTCCGCGCTGGGCTATCTCACCGCCCACTGCGCCGCGCCCCTGTGCGTGGACCCGGTCAGCACCACCTGGGCCCGCAAGCTGGTGCCCATTCTCGGCCGGTTCGACACGATCAAGCCCAACCGCCTGGAAATGGAGATCCTGGCAGGCATGCCCATCGCCGATGATGCGGATCTCGAGGAAGCCTGCCGCCGGGTGCTCGCTGCGGGCGTGCGGCGCGTGTTCGTGAGCCTCGGGGCCGACGGCATCTATTACAAGGGCCCGGGCGGCAGCATCCACCGGCGCAGCCGCGCGTTCGACAAAATGGTCAACGCCACCGGCGCGGGCGACGCCACCATGGCGGGCATCCTGCACGCCACCCTCAAGGGCCTCGACGAAAGCGCCATCCTGGATTTTGCGCTGGGCGCGGGCCTCGTGGCCATCAGCGGTGCCGACACCATCAACCCCGCCATGAGCGAGCAAGCCGTAGAACAAATGATAAAGGAGTATGTACAATGAACCTGAAGCAGTATCTGGATATCGCCCCCGAGGTAAAGGCCGCCGTAGACGCCGGCAAACCGGTGGTCGCGCTGGAAAGCACCATCCTGTCCCACGGCATGCCCTACCCCGAAAACCTCACCTTTGCCGCCGAGATCGAGCGCATCATCCGCGCCGCCGGCGCCGTGCCCGCCACCATGGCCATCATCGACGGCCGCATGAAGGTGGGCCTGTCCGCGGGCGAACTGGAGCTCATGTGCAGGGGCGAGGGCGTCACGAAGGTCAGCCGCCGCGACCTTCCCATCCTGCTGGCCCAGGGCGGCACCGGCGCCACCACCGTGGCCTCCACCATGATCCTGGCCAGCCTGGCGGGCATCCGGGTGTTCGCCACCGGCGGCATCGGCGGCGTGCACCGCGGCGCCGAGACCAGCATGGACATCAGCGCCGATCTGCAGGAGCTGGCCCACACCCCCGTGGCCGTGGTCTGCGCCGGCGCCAAAATGATCCTGGACATCGGCCTCACGCTGGAATACCTCGAGACCATGGGCGTGCCCGTGCTGGGCTTTAACACCGACGACTTCCCCGCCTTTTACTGCCGCAAAAGCGGGTTCGGCGTGGATTACAACGCCCCCACCGCCCTGGACGTGGCAAGGGTCGCCAAAACCAAGTGGGACCTGGGGCTCGCGGGCGGCATGCTGATTGGCAACCCCGTGCCCGAAGAATACGCCATGGATTTCACCGAGATGAGCGCCATCATCGACAAAGCCCTGGCCAGCGCCGCCGAGGCGGGCGTGCGCGGCAAAAACATCACCCCCTATCTGCTGGCCCACATTGTGGAATACACCGGGGGCCGCAGCCTCGCCACCAACATCCAGCTGGCCTACAACAACGCCCGCGTGGCCGCCGCCATCGCGGTGGAGCTGGCAAAGCTGTAATTCCCTGTATCACACAAACCGCCCCCGGAAACTGCTTGTTTCCGGGGGCGGTTTTGTGCTTTTCTGCTCAGCAGATCTTATCCGGGTTCAGGATGCCGTTCGGGTCAAACGCGCGCTTGATGCCCCGCATCAGCTCCATCTGCACCGGCCCGTACTGGCGGGCCAGGTACTCCTTTTTGGCCCAGCCGATGCCGTGCTCGCCGGACACAAGGCCCCCCAGCCGGGCCGCCTCGGCGTACATCAGCTCAAACGCCCGGGCAAGGCGGCGGTCGAACTCCGCCTTGTGCAGCTCGTCCCGGCACAGGTAGACGTGCAGGTTGCCGTCGCCCGCGTGGCCAAAGCTGGGAATGCGCAGCCCCACCTGGCGGGCCACCTCATAGGTATAGCGGATAAAGCGGGCCACGCAGCTTCGGGGCACCACCACGTCGCACTCGTCCATCTGCGTGGTGGAGGCCTTAATCGCCTCCAAAAAAGCGCCGCGCGTGTCCCACACGCTCTTTTTCCGTTCGTCGGTATCCACAATAAAAGCGTCCTGCGCGCCCTCCTGCAGGCACTGTTCGGCCACCATGTCCAGCTCGGCCTCCACCTGGGCCGCGGTGCTGCCGTCAAAGGTGAACAGGATATAAGCGGCGCTGGCCTTGTCGGGGAACTGCTTGCCCAGGTAGCTCTCGGCCAGCAGAATGGTCTCCCGCGCCATGTACTCAATGGCCGTGGGGATCGCCTTCGCCCGAATGATCCGCGGCACCACCTCCAGGGCCTTTTCCATGCTCTCAAAGGGCACCAGCAGGCTCACGCTGCGCTGGGGCAGGGGCAGCAGCCGGAGCACCGCCTCGGTCACCACCCCCAGCGTGCCCTCGCTGCCCACGATCAGGTCCTTCAGGCTGTAGCCCGAGCTGTTTTTCACCACCTTGCCGCCCAGCTCCATCACCCGGCCGCCGGGCAGCACCACGGTCAGCCCCCGCACGTAATCCCGGGTCACGCCGTATTTCACCGCCCGCATGCCGCCCGCGTTGGTGGAGATATTTCCCCCAATGGTGGCCGATTTTTCGCCCGGGTCCGGGGGGTAGAAAAAGCCCCTGCTCTCCACAAATTCCGCCAGATCCATCAGCAGCACGCCCGGCTGCACCGTCACGGTAAGGTTTTCCTCGTCCAGCTCCAAAATGCGGTTCATGCCGGTGGTTTCCAGCATAATGCCCCCGCGCACCGCCACCGAAGCGCCCACCAGCCCGGTGCCCGAGCCGCGCGCCACCACCGGAATGAGCCGCCGGTCGGCGTATTCCAGAATGCGGGCCACCTCTTCGGTGCTGCGCACCTTCACCAGGGCCTCGGGCATATGGGCAACGTCGCCCAGCTCGTCGTGGCCGTAGTCCTCGCTGATCTGCCCGCCCGTGAACACACGGCCCGGCGCGATCGCCTCCAGGGCCGCCAGGTCGGCCGCTTCCAGTTTATGCTCCATGTACCGCGTCCTCCTTTATCCTTTGCAGCAGCGCGGGCAGCACCTCATACAGATCGCCCACCAACCCATAGTGCGCCACGTCAAAAATCGGGGCTTCCGGGTCGCTGTTCACGGCCACAATGCACCCGGCGCCGCGCATGCCGGCGGCAAACTGCACCGCGCCCGAAACCCCCAGCGTCACGATCAGCCTGGGCTTCACGGTCCGGCCCGAAAGCCCGATCTGGTGTTTCGGGTCCAGCCAGCCGTTTTCCACCAGCGGGCGGGTGCAGGCAAGCTGCGCGCCCAGCGCCCGGGCAAGCTGCCGCGCCAGCTCCAGATCCGCCTGGCTTTTTACGCCGCGGCCCACCGCCACAATCGCCTCCGCCTCCGAAATATCCATCTCGCGCGGCATTTCGTCTACCCGGTCCACCCGGATGCGGTAGGGCTTTACCGGCGCCGGCAGCGAAAGCTGCACCACCTGCCCGGCCGCAGGCCCCGGCTCGGGCTTTGCAAAAATTTTATAGCGCACCGTGCAGAACTGGGGCCGGTGGTTCGGGGTCACAATGCGCGCCATGATGTTGCCGCCGAACGCCGGGCGGATCTGCACCAGGTCGGTGTTGGGCTCCATTTCCAGCATGGTGCAGTCGGCCGTGAGCCCGGTGCCGAAACGCGCCGCCACCCGGGGCGCCAGCGAGCGGCCCAGGTTGGTGGCCCCCACCAGAATGGCCGAGGGCCTTGCCGTTTCAATAAAATGCGCAAACGCGTCCGCGTAGGGCTCCACCGTGAACTCGGCCAGGGCCGGGTCGTCGCACACATACACCTTGTCCGCCCCGTAGCGCAGCAGCTCACGGGCGGCGGCGCCGGTGCCGCTGCCCAGCAGCAGCGCATACACCGGCTGGCCGGTCACCGCGGCCAGCTCCCGGGCCTTGCCCAGCAGCTCCAGGCTCACCGGGTGCAGCCGGCCGTGGGCGTAGTCCGCAAACACGGCCACGCCGGCCCACCGGCCTTTGTCCACCTGGGGCGCCGGGGCCTCCTCCACCGTCACGGCTCCGCCGCTCTTTTTCACGCACAGCCGGCACATTTTGCAGCCGGCCCCCACCGCCAGCGCGCCGCCGCTGTATTCCAGCGCGCCAAAGGGGCACAGCGTTACCAGCTGTTCGGCCAGCTCCGGGGTCAGCTTTTCCGCATGAATGGTCAATCCTGCCATATTCCCACCCCCTTAAAGTGCTTTTTGACCCTTGAACAGGTCAAACAGCTTTTGCGCCAGCTCCGGCTCCGTGCCGGTCCACAGCTCTTTTTCGGTGCTTTTTTCCGGCGGGAAAATGCGCACCACCTGGGTGGGCGAGCCGGAAAGGCCGTAGTGCCGCTCATCCCTATCCTCCATGTCGTCCAGCGACAAAAAGCGCACCTGCCCCTCCCCCAGCTGTTTTTTGCGCCGGTACGAGGGCAGGCGCGGGGTATTCACCGCGCCGTCCACGCACACAAGGCAGGGCAGGCGCAGGGTTTGGGTCACGATCAGGCCGTCC
This window of the Oscillospiraceae bacterium genome carries:
- a CDS encoding carbohydrate kinase, which produces MSERYIAGIGGANVDIHGQSLSPIIMRDSNPGRLHLSMGGVMRNILDNLSRLGEKCELLSAVGSDAYGQLLRTGCEALGMGTQGLLTRQGHPSSSYISIMDSQGDMLVAMSDMRILTEMDEGFVRERMDLLNGAELVVCDGNLSASALGYLTAHCAAPLCVDPVSTTWARKLVPILGRFDTIKPNRLEMEILAGMPIADDADLEEACRRVLAAGVRRVFVSLGADGIYYKGPGGSIHRRSRAFDKMVNATGAGDATMAGILHATLKGLDESAILDFALGAGLVAISGADTINPAMSEQAVEQMIKEYVQ
- the psuG gene encoding pseudouridine-5'-phosphate glycosidase, with the translated sequence MNLKQYLDIAPEVKAAVDAGKPVVALESTILSHGMPYPENLTFAAEIERIIRAAGAVPATMAIIDGRMKVGLSAGELELMCRGEGVTKVSRRDLPILLAQGGTGATTVASTMILASLAGIRVFATGGIGGVHRGAETSMDISADLQELAHTPVAVVCAGAKMILDIGLTLEYLETMGVPVLGFNTDDFPAFYCRKSGFGVDYNAPTALDVARVAKTKWDLGLAGGMLIGNPVPEEYAMDFTEMSAIIDKALASAAEAGVRGKNITPYLLAHIVEYTGGRSLATNIQLAYNNARVAAAIAVELAKL
- the glcD gene encoding glycolate oxidase gives rise to the protein MEHKLEAADLAALEAIAPGRVFTGGQISEDYGHDELGDVAHMPEALVKVRSTEEVARILEYADRRLIPVVARGSGTGLVGASVAVRGGIMLETTGMNRILELDEENLTVTVQPGVLLMDLAEFVESRGFFYPPDPGEKSATIGGNISTNAGGMRAVKYGVTRDYVRGLTVVLPGGRVMELGGKVVKNSSGYSLKDLIVGSEGTLGVVTEAVLRLLPLPQRSVSLLVPFESMEKALEVVPRIIRAKAIPTAIEYMARETILLAESYLGKQFPDKASAAYILFTFDGSTAAQVEAELDMVAEQCLQEGAQDAFIVDTDERKKSVWDTRGAFLEAIKASTTQMDECDVVVPRSCVARFIRYTYEVARQVGLRIPSFGHAGDGNLHVYLCRDELHKAEFDRRLARAFELMYAEAARLGGLVSGEHGIGWAKKEYLARQYGPVQMELMRGIKRAFDPNGILNPDKIC
- the etfB_1 gene encoding electron transfer flavoprotein subunit alpha, yielding MAGLTIHAEKLTPELAEQLVTLCPFGALEYSGGALAVGAGCKMCRLCVKKSGGAVTVEEAPAPQVDKGRWAGVAVFADYAHGRLHPVSLELLGKARELAAVTGQPVYALLLGSGTGAAARELLRYGADKVYVCDDPALAEFTVEPYADAFAHFIETARPSAILVGATNLGRSLAPRVAARFGTGLTADCTMLEMEPNTDLVQIRPAFGGNIMARIVTPNHRPQFCTVRYKIFAKPEPGPAAGQVVQLSLPAPVKPYRIRVDRVDEMPREMDISEAEAIVAVGRGVKSQADLELARQLARALGAQLACTRPLVENGWLDPKHQIGLSGRTVKPRLIVTLGVSGAVQFAAGMRGAGCIVAVNSDPEAPIFDVAHYGLVGDLYEVLPALLQRIKEDAVHGA